A genomic region of Alligator mississippiensis isolate rAllMis1 chromosome 4, rAllMis1, whole genome shotgun sequence contains the following coding sequences:
- the ASCL1 gene encoding achaete-scute homolog 1 has protein sequence MASGSPAKMDSSASQPQPFLQPACFFAAPRGAQQPQQQPSAAGGQASPAGKGAAAKPVKRQRSSSPELMRCKRRLNFSGFGYSLPQQQPAAVARRNERERNRVKLVNLGFATLREHVPNGAANKKMSKVETLRSAVEYIRALQQLLDEHDAVSAAFQAGVLSPTISPGYANDMNSMAGSPVSSYSSDEGSYDPLSPEEQELLDFTSWF, from the coding sequence ATGGCCAGCGGCAGCCCTGCCAAGATGGACAGCAGCGCCAGCCAGCCGCAGCCCTTCTTGCAGCCCGCCTGCTTCTTCGCAGCCCCCCGGGGCgcgcagcagccgcagcagcagccgagcgcggcgggcgggcaggcgtCCCCGGCCGGCAAGGGGGCGGCGGCCAAGCCGGTGAAGCGCCAGCGCTCGTCGTCGCCGGAGCTGATGCGCTGCAAGCGGCGCCTGAACTTCAGCGGCTTCGGctacagcctgccccagcagcagcccgcGGCCGTGGCGCGGCGCAACGAGCGAGAGCGCAACCGCGTGAAGCTGGTCAACCTGGGCTTCGCCACCCTGCGGGAGCACGTCCCCAACGGCGCCGCCAACAAGAAGATGAGCAAGGTGGAGACGCTGCGCTCCGCCGTCGAGTACATCCgcgccctgcagcagctgctggacgAGCACGACGCCGTGAGCGCCGCCTTCCAGGCCGGCGTGCTCTCGCCCACCATCTCCCCCGGCTACGCCAACGACATGAACTCCATGGCCGGCTCGCCCGTCTCCTCCTACTCCTCCGACGAAGGATCCTACGACCCGCTCAGCCCcgaggagcaggagctgctggactTCACCAGCTGGTTTTGA